DNA from Gracilinanus agilis isolate LMUSP501 chromosome 3, AgileGrace, whole genome shotgun sequence:
TTCAAGCTAAGAGAATCTCCCAAGCCTCTCTTAGCACTCAAATTCTACAGACTCAGACCAGTGGGtcactagagaaggaaactgaggcacacttAGCAGCAGGAACTCCCCAGCCACGGTGGAGTCAGACCCCCATCGCCCGTCAGCTTTTCCTCCTCCCTACCatcacttttcttccttctccaccatcaggggtggggttgggggtggggaatgtgtgtatgagtgtgtgcaGGTCCTGAGTCCCTCAGTTCTCCGGTCTCTGtcctacacaaacacacacacacacagacacactcatccactcacacacacatccacacacaggAGTCACCAACCCGGGTGTGAATCACCACAGGCTTAAGCTGTATTCAGTGCAACctccagaggaggaggaaaagccaGGGATGTGAACGGCTCTCATTAACCACTGCGTCACGGTGTAGTGGAAGGGGGTAGGTGGTGTGGTGGCTTGGCTGCCTGTGACACACTCACCCAGTGGCTCACCACGAGGGTGTGGGGGGaggtgtctatgtgtgtgtgcgtgtgttcgGTCTGCATGCCCGGGGCTTTGCCCATCTCTGTCTCAGCAGGAGTGTGCTGGCCTTGGTGACATGCCTGGCTCCTTCGTGCCCACCGTCACTGCCATCACCACGAGCCAAGACCTCCAGTGGCTAGTCCAGCCCACCCTCATCTCTTCCATGGCCCAGTCCCAGGGCCAGCAGCCACCTCTGGGCCCCCAGCTGCCCACCGTCGACCCCTATGACCTGCCTGGCACCAGCTATTCTTCCCCTGGGATCAGCGGCTATGGCAGCGGTGCTGGACCCTCTGGGGCGACCTCAACTGGTCCTCCGCCCTCACGTCCTGCACGGGCTAGGCCTCGACGGCCCAGAGAAGAAACGGTGAGTCTGCAAAAGGGATCCGAGCAAGATAGAGGCTAGTAGGGTAGCTGGACGCCCTCAGGGAAGGTGGCGAGGCCATTGGAGGCCAATGGAGAGGCGCCACCGCCATGGTGGGTGAGCCTTCGCCACATCGGCCCTGTTAGAACAGTGGCTTGGGGGGAGGCAGTCTGcagattgggggaggggaagcCTTTCTGTCTTCTGCTAAACTCGGGGGTCTTCCTTTCCCCCCTGGACCTGGTCCTGGGTCCCTCCAGTATGGTATGTTTAGGATGTTTAGGATACATAAATATGGGCAGCATGGGGCAGTCAAGGGAAGGACATAGCATCtgaaggaaggggggaggggggcgcTGTCCAGGTTGGAGAGGGGCCGCCCCTCCCCTAGAAAGAAGGCTCACTTTCTCCCATCTTCTCCTACCTGTCCAGCTCACCcctgaagaagaggagaagaggagggtcCGACGGGAACGCAACAAACTGGCTGCAGCCAAATGTCGGAATCGAAGGCGGGAGCTGACAGACCGTCTACAGGCGGTGAGAGTTTCTATCATGCCAGCCCCAGAGGGTTGAACCGTTGGGTGGTTGTTGAATGTTGAATGAACCTTCAGGCTCCCTATTTTTACCCcattttctccccccaccccaaggcaGCCTGCAGGGGCTGGCCATCAGTGTTTCTCAAGGACACCCTCCCCATCATATTTCTCACGGCGAATCTGCTCAGATTGCCCACATTGAGACATACACAGCAGGGAAAGAGGCTTGATTTCTAAGTAGCTTAGGATGCCtgcctttccctcctatttcccccCAAAAGACAAACTCCCCCAGGAATGGAGAAGGTACAAGACTGAATATCCGTCTGGCAAGGTCCACAGAGGGACAGAGCCTAGAATGCAGCCTCAGTAGAGAAAGCTGAGTAGTTGGGGTGTTAGAAGACCTTCCAACAAGACCATCAGTGGAACTGTGGGGAGCTCTCCCTCTCTGAAACAGTTCCTCTAAGGGAAATTAGACTATATAGAGATGGTTTGTGAGGTCTCCCCTGTTCTAAATGACCAAAAGGATTCTTCCTCTTCCTGCCACTCCAGGCCCCCCAGTTTTTACTTTAGCATCCTTTCCTTTGTCCAAGTTGTACCAGGCACTTAACTCTTTCTGCTCTGTCTCTCTCAAGAGAAGATTCTTCTTGAGATCCTCTGGAGAGACAAGAACTTTCTAGCTCCCCATTTCATCTTGTCTCCCCAAGAGCTCCACCATCCTCAGCTCCCCCACCCTCAGCCCCCAGAGTCCATTCTCCCTTAACCATTTCACTGCACTCCCGGTGTACCCACTTGCCTTCTGGGATAGTGAGGGAGACACAAATGTGTGTGTTCTTCCCTAGGCAGAGGAGGTGGGGGTAGCAGTCAGCCAGCACCCAGGACAACTTGGGTTTGGTACAAGTTGGGCCATCATTTAGACTTCAGACAGACCTTGATGTCTTCCTAAATTTTCCATGCAGGATCTAAGATGATCTTGGGGATGGGGCTGAAATTTCTTctaagggaaaaaagggagggatgaGGGGGGGGGAGACAGAAGTGGCTCAGAGTGGGGAACAGACTTGAGCCTCATCTTATTAGGGAGTCCTTAGTTTTGTAATAGTTCAGGAAACTGGATTTGAGTCTCCGTAGAGTCGACCATATGACTCTGGATGAGTCTTTCCCCCCATCTATTTGCTTCTGCAGTTTCTTCTTCAGTAAAAGTGGGGAGAGGGTCCCAAGATTTATCAGTCCTAGGATCCTAATAAAGCTAGATAGAGTGAGAGGGGTGACAGTGGAAAGAGAAGTATTAGTTATGCAGCTggagaccctgagttcaaatttcacctcctAAGATGAGGTTGAAACGCCATTTCTGACTTAATTGCCATTTAATGGAACCTCTGAGAGCctcctcaatttctttaactggaaaacgaggggccTGGAGGAAATGGGGACTGGCTTGCCAAAGATTTAGACTTATATATAGTCTCCAGTTTCTAGTTCTACAAGTGTATCCTAAAAAGAGAGACTCGACACCCAGCTCTTTCAAAATACCAAATTGACGATTAGCTGGCTGTTCAGAGTTCCAAAGAAACCTGGAGATCCTTTAGCCTGACCCccgccattttacagatgaacctCGAGGAGTTTCTGAAGGAGGAAACTGGTCAGTTGGGAAGTTATTTCTATAGCTGAGCGTTATTGAATGATTTATTTTGGACAAGTGGGGTCCATAGAACTCACAGGTCTGCAAGGAAACTTAGAGATGATCATCCAGTATATCCCTTCCtcaatttaacagatgaggaaactgaggtacaaaaaaaaaaaggatttgccCCACTTCCAACTTGACCCTAAGGAGAGAGCGGTGCCAGAGTAGGTGCCTCGTTTTACCGAGGAGGAAACTTGGGGTCTGCTCGGCATTTTGCCTAGTAGTGTGTCTTAAAGGTAGGAGGAGGCACCATTCGAACTCGGGTTTGGGGACTAGAATTGAATGGAATCTGGCCCGGCCGCCAGCAGGGCCCGCCAGTCTAGCTCTGCGGCTGACCtggcttctctctgtctctctccttccctgccaCCCTGCCCGCTGCCCCGGGGCACCAGGAGACGGACCAGCTGGAAGAGGAGAAGGCCGAGTTGGAGTCGGAAATCGCCGAActccagaaggagaaggagcggCTGCAGTTTGTGCTGGCAGCCCATAAGCCAGGCTGCAAGATCCCTTTTGATGAGGGGCCCGGGCCAGGGGGCCCCCTGGCAGAGGTGAGAGCTTTGCCTGGGCCCACGCCCACTAAGGACGATGCGATCGGGTGGTTCCTGCCGCCGCCGCCCCTGCCCTTCCAGACCAGCCAGGAGCCCGGCCAGGATGGGCCCCCAGACCTGACGGCTTCTCTCTTTACACACAGTGAGGTCCCAGCCTTCGGCGACCCCTACCCTGTTAACCCTTCGTATACCACCTCGTTTGTACTCACCTGCCCGGACGTCTCCGCATGCGGCGGTGCCCAGCGCAACGGCAGCGACCAGTCCTCTGACTCCCTGAACTCGCCCTCCCTCCTTGCTCTGTGAATTCTTTTAGAGGGAGGGGCCGCTTCTCTCTGGAGACAAAAACCTGGGGGGAGGTTGCTGGACCCCCCTCCGCTCTTTTGGCCTGCACCAACCTGAGGATCCCTTTCATCCTCGAGGGCTCGCTGACCCGAGTCAGCCTCTCTCCATCCTTGGCCATCCACCACCGGATTCCTCTGGACGCGAGGCTTCGCTCCCGGCGGCCCACCGGATCCACCTGGACTCGAGGCTTCCCTTCACCCCTCCTCCCCCGCGTCCCGTCTGCCGCCCGGCCCTTCCTGGAAGCCCCTTCGACCCTTGGAGCTTGCCCTAAGGGCCTGCCTCTGGGCCCCTCCACTCTGACTGTCGCCACCGAGAAAGGCGAAGACTTTGTGGGGGCCACACTGAGGGCCCTGCTCCCCGGGGAGGAGGGGACGGGAAAAGGTATGGCTGCCATACTGTGGCCTGCGAGCCATCCGGGGCTGGGGGGCTtcgctgggggggaggggctgggAGAAAGGTTCTAAGGCTCGTTTGTGATGGAAGCTCAGGCCCTTCCCCGAGGCGCCCCCTTGAGGTctaccccgccccccccccagaaGAGTATTAACTTATTTAGCCACTTTCCAAAGTCGAAGGGGAAAGCTCagccccttcttcctctcccgcAGGGATGGGAGCCCGCCTCATCTGTTAAACAGTATTATTCGTCCTGGTAAATCCCCCTCCCCAGGGCCCCTCCCGCCTCGAGCCCTTGCTGTTTTTCTCTGGGCTTTCCTTATTCCATGTGGTTGGTAAAGAAGGGTGACTCGCCTTTCACCCTTGCCCCTAGCTGAGGTCTTTATACTGTGAAACGAGGTCTTGGGGAAGGGTAGGGACCAGGGAAGGCCAGGTCAGTCCCCCAATCTCCCTGGGGGGGGGCGGAGAAATGAGGGGGAAGTTTCCCTTTACCCTGGAGGCCTGGAAGCCTCCTCTGCGGGTCCCCCATCGCTCCATGCTCTTCcagtattctttctccttttcattggACAAGTGAGACGAGCTCCCAATTTGGGTTGAGGGGGCCATGCCCCCCCCTGCACCTCTTGTGGGCATCACCATGGCCCCTGTTTACTGTCCTCCTCCACTCCCAGGACCCCCCCAGCCTAGGACGCCAACTTCTCCCTTGCCAACTTCCTCCTCTAGGAAGAGTGGATCAGCTCTCTTTGGGGGAGAAGTTTCAGAGCTGAGGCTTCTGGCCTTTGGGGGGGGGAGCCCCAAACTGGTGAACTTCGGAGCCCTTCAAGCCCTTTTAATTCTCTGCTGAACATTGgtgggagtttggggagaggggttGCTGCTGGAGGAAGGTGATCCCAGAGCATCCAGCGCTGTTGGGAACTGGATGTCAGTGCCCAGCCCGAGATCTTATCCCCATTCAGATCTACGTGCCCCCAATGCACTCCCAGACCTCtcctccgcctcctcctcctcctccttttttttttttttttttttttaattggggaacTGGTATCTTAACTTCTCTGTCACTGGAATGCTGAAAAGGACGGATACCCAGCCTCAGGCTCTCCCTGGCCACGggcccttctcttccccttctcccctctcctggcAAAcgcccccccccacctccccttcTGTTTTATTTGCAGATTTCctcatttacagttgaggaaaattcAGCTCTGAGACTTTAAGTGATTCTAAGTGGCCAGAGTCTCAGAAGTGGAAGGGACTTGAACCCAGTACCTATGATGGGTCCAATAGGACAATGAGACATCTAGGAGAGCCTAAGCTAGCCTCCCCCACCCTCCCAGCTCCCTTCCCCAGGCTAAACCTGCCAGGCCTTAGGAAAGGGCCTAGAATCCAATCAGGCTGCCCCTTccctctgcctccctctccccttttacCTCAAGTCCTAAGAATTgctcaaaagaagagaaattccCATTTAAACAAGATATAGGGGTTGGGGCCCCGTCCTTCTTGCTCTAGCCCCTTTTTACTGCATGGACAACATTCCACACCAGACCTGTATCCTCACT
Protein-coding regions in this window:
- the FOSB gene encoding protein fosB isoform X2, coding for MFQAFPGDYDSASRCSSSPSAESQYLSSVDSFGSPTTAAASQECAGLGDMPGSFVPTVTAITTSQDLQWLVQPTLISSMAQSQGQQPPLGPQLPTVDPYDLPGTSYSSPGISGYGSGAGPSGATSTGPPPSRPARARPRRPREETETDQLEEEKAELESEIAELQKEKERLQFVLAAHKPGCKIPFDEGPGPGGPLAEVRALPGPTPTKDDAIGWFLPPPPLPFQTSQEPGQDGPPDLTASLFTHSEVPAFGDPYPVNPSYTTSFVLTCPDVSACGGAQRNGSDQSSDSLNSPSLLAL
- the FOSB gene encoding protein fosB isoform X1, with amino-acid sequence MFQAFPGDYDSASRCSSSPSAESQYLSSVDSFGSPTTAAASQECAGLGDMPGSFVPTVTAITTSQDLQWLVQPTLISSMAQSQGQQPPLGPQLPTVDPYDLPGTSYSSPGISGYGSGAGPSGATSTGPPPSRPARARPRRPREETLTPEEEEKRRVRRERNKLAAAKCRNRRRELTDRLQAETDQLEEEKAELESEIAELQKEKERLQFVLAAHKPGCKIPFDEGPGPGGPLAEVRALPGPTPTKDDAIGWFLPPPPLPFQTSQEPGQDGPPDLTASLFTHSEVPAFGDPYPVNPSYTTSFVLTCPDVSACGGAQRNGSDQSSDSLNSPSLLAL